The genomic segment CCATGTGCCTGGCTGCAAATTATATGCACAGAAAAATCCAGATTTCAGGGAAGTTTTGTCTGGCCTGAAAATATTCTGCCCACATGTGCAGACACTCAACCACCATCTGCCAGCCTGCCTATGGCTAATCATGTTGCTTTCCATCAAACACCCCTTTGCACCAACGTGTACTTGACACTTCCCAAAGCAGAGCCCTCAGGGCCAGGATCCTCGGCTGGCTATTCCCCACTCAACATCCCTGCTCGATAAAGGGGGCTGGGATATGGCTGGTCAGGCCTGTGCCAGACCTACATGGAACAACCGCTGCAAGACTGTTgacctcctccctctctgccagcCTCAGAGGACGGGGCAAGGGGTTGAGGAAAGCGAAGGGAGCCCACCAGGCTGCACTTACCATACCGTCGGCTGGTTCTCCAGGCTCGCACTGCATAATGGAGAACCCCATCCATCCACACCAGAAACCAGCTTATACAAAAGCCCAGCAAAAGTCCCAGCATCAGATCAATCTCTTGCTTGGTTACATTGTCAGTCACAAAGTAATTCTCTGAGGAGTCCACCACTGACTGATCCCCATCATACGGGATAACATAATGGACATGATGCCTGTTGCAGGGAACAGAAACAGGGAAAAGCATCAGTGGAGAAGAGCAGAGTACGTTTTTCCATCCAGCACCTGCTCTTGTGGCCAGGGGCTGGTTCAACACCATTCCTTCAAGTTTCAACCAAAAATCCCTGGGAGCAGAAGCGCTGTCTTGGCTTTTTGTGCTTATGTCAGCAGAGGAATTGGCAGAGAGCGAGGCAGAAAAGAATAGAAACCTGAACCCATGCCTGGAACTTGCGTCGCATTCCTGACACAGGCTCTCTGTGCCTGAGTTCATCATCTGTAAAGTGGGAGATAATATTAAGGACAGCATGAGGTTGGAGTGGTCACCCCCCAGAGACATAAAGGGCACTACTACGTTCGTGTTGGCATTCAGAGGTCGGCAGCACTTTGCTCCTGTGAGTACGCACAGTCCGAGAGTGTAGCCCTGCAAGTGCGATCATAACATACTGCCTCACAGTACTTAGAAAAGTCCTCTGCTATGCAGCAGTGCCCGAGCTGGCAGCTTCACGGCACTTCTCCAGGGGTGTGCCGTTCTGCTTAGTGTCCCATTCTCAGAGTATAATGAGAATTGTACCTTTCACATATTAGAGCAGAGCATGTTTGCAGCCATGGAGGAAGTACTTGAAAGCATGCCTTGAATTCATCCTCAGACAGCAGATGGCAGAGACCCTGCAGCGTATCACTCCCGGAAAAGTCATGCAAGCTCTGAGACCGTCTCAGGTTCTCTTACTGCATGACTGGGGTGGTTTGGGACGCGGGTCTCCCTCACCCTCCTCAAGGAACAGGCAGCAATTACTGCCTGTAGCAGATAGCAAGAAACCTCTCTCAGCgcaggagcagccagcaagCCCCCCCTTAGTGCCCTGAATGCTGCCTGGGATAAACGGCGGCTGCAGCTGAATCtcagctccctcctgcagccctctgGCTCAGGAAGGTCTCCCAGCCTGACCCAGCTGGGTGCAGGAtctgccagcaccctgcagcctgccttcgATCGCAGCCCACCATTCCCCACCCGCCGGGGACGTGGCCAGAGGCCTGGCCTGACCTTGCACTGTAACCAGCCTCCAAAAAAATAGCCATCAGCTTAGTGCCgtccccagccagcacagaaGTGCAGCAGCTGCCCCGCCTGCCATCGTGCACAGCAGCAGgcggcagggagggagggctgcTGTGCCACAGGCTGCCAGCCTCCTTAGAGGGAAAGCATGGACTCCGGAGCTTTCGGAGACTTACATCTCTCTCACAGGTTCTGAAGAGGCTGGCCCCATGCCTTATGCCAGAAGGGTGAGCTGGTTCATTTGTGCAATGAAATGATGGAGACCAGGCTTGGGATGATGCTGAACTGCTTGAAAAACCCTGGTTAACTtggaaagaagcaggaaaatggCAAAGATGGAGTGAGGGAGTTGTAGAGTAGAAAAAATAAGGCAGGTCTGTGGGGGCTGAATGGGAGGAGACCAGCTGTGACAGGTGAGCTGAGGATGTGGGATTGCAGGATCCCAGATGACAGAGGATGCAGGATGCAAAGCAAAACTGGAAGCGAGCTGCTCTGGAGCCTCTGCATCTGCTTTAAATAGCTCTTAACCTTCCCTGAGAGCAGCCAGGAGCCATGAGGCTGCCCAGGCTCTGTGCTTAGCcatcctgcctcctcccactGCCTGATTTAGAGGCAGGCGCTGCTTGGGCAGGTGCTGCCAGGGAGCCCAGGAAtggccaggcagccccagcaAGGTGCGCTCAGCAGCTCCACgtgcctgccagcactgctaAGGTTGAACGCATCAGACCACCACAACACTCCTGGCACTGGAGCGCAGATGCATCGCCAGTGCTCCCAGCTCAAGGCCTGGGCACGGTTGCATGGGGctctccccagcactgcccaccGCCACCCCCACCAGCATCACCTACACTCATGTCTCTCCCACATCCACGGacccagccctgtgcccacaTGCAGGAGAGGAGGCGATCGCTGGCGGCCGCTGAATATGCATGAGGTGCAGGTTGCTCAATAATCATGCCTGAGAAACGTCCAAATATTTACACAAACAAACCTCCACTCAAAGGAACCTACTGAAAACAGCCCTAATCTCAGCAATGACTTAATGGAGGCCACCTGCACCAGAGGCACCAGCTCCCGGCAGATCAAGGCATGTAGGGCTGGTGTACAACCTGGCACCATGGTCTTGGGGGTGGAAAGGGCTGTGTGGATGGGAAGCCCATCTAGCTATGCTCCTGCTGCTCGTACTGCTCCCCATTTGCATTCAGCAAAGGCCCCGGTACTAGGGCCAGACTGGGGCAgtagcagaaaggaaaggcatCCAGGCCAGCTCTGGTGGCAGCTCAAAGTGACCTCAGAGGCTAAGGGCAGTCCCTGCTCATGCCTCCTCTTGATGGTTGGTTTGTAACCAgggaattttttccccctcatttgGTTAGGGAAAAATCTAGGGGGCAGAGGGTGTATGAGGGAGGGCTCCAAAAATGGAGCTTTTATTCAGGAAAGGGAGGGCTCCCATTAATTTCATGAACACAGccaagcagctttgcagaggtgGAAAAGGCAAGCCTCACACATCCCTCCCATGTGCCACGcttcccccagcactgccaaggaTACCTGCCAGGTCCTTAACTTactcccttttccttcttgcagtACAGAAGCAGCCTAAGGGCTGAGTCCACAAACGCCTCCAGAAACCTAGACTCCTTGACAGGCTCAAGAAGTTGAGTGCctcagcaggagctggcatGTATTCCCCCTGCATCTTTGTGCCATGACCCACAGAGCTATCCAAAGCCTCCCCATGCAGAGCATCCCTAACACACAGCCATCTTTGGGGTTGAGAGAAACGAAACTTCCCAGACACATCGAGGACAGCCCCATTCCTAGGAAGCGAGTGCAGACCTCTCTGCACATACGAGGTGGTTTTCACAGAGGGTCTCAGCCCTGTACCAGAAGAGGGTCCCGGAGCACACCACTCCCACGGCCAAACTTCCCCCAGTACACAGGAGCGGGGATGTGCCTGTAGCACttgcatgtgtgcacacacgcAGACACACGTGTGGCACGGCTAGCACTGCAGTAACGTGGGACACGGCACTGTCCTCACGTGCGTCACAAGAGGTTTTTCCCTACCGCACAGCCTGCTTTCTTCACAGCTCTTGTTCTCTGCTTGCAGGGCATTGAGGGAAGGGACACAGTCACCTCTTCCCTGCCTTGTCCCTTTCCTCAGCGCAGGCTGACACTGCACACTGCAGTGGGATCTcctccagctctcccagcttCCTTTGGTCATCACTGGGCTGAACGGCACCTTCGGGGCAGCAGCAAGGGCCTGACACTCCTTTTGTGTTTGCAGCTGCCTTTCCATGGGAAGGGGACTGTCCCCAAAGCCCAGTGATTTGGAGAGTCCAGACTCAGAGGTGTAGTCCCTATTTCTGCCCTGTAGCTtccataaaatcatagaatctcagaatggttgaggttggaagggacctctggaggtcacctggtccaaccccctgcacaagcagggccacccagagccacttgcccaggaccatgttcAGACGGCATTTAAATATCACGAAGAAGGGAGACCCCAACGTCCCTGGGCAAGCTGtcccagtgctcagtcaccctcgCTGTGAAGAAGCGTTTCCCGACGTTCACATGGACCCTCCTGTGTTTCGgtttgtgcccgttgcctctggtcctgccactgggcaccagtgcaaagagcctggctctgccttctTCACAGTCTCCCTTCATGTATTCATATACATTGATAATATCCCCCCCCGAGCCATCTCTTCTCCGGGCTCCACAGCACCGACTCTAGGTCTGTAGGTCATTTAGATCTGGGTCTAAATGATCCTGATGGAATGGGGCAGACAGAAAGACAACATAGCCGGCTCTGGGGTGCAGCTGAAGTTGGCAAGAACAGTTTTCAACACAACCTCTCTACTGCACCGACATCCCTGCACACCCATGAGCCATAAGGCGCATCTCAGACCGACAACAGAGGGAGGAAGCTCCAGGAAAGGATGGCTGGTTGACCCTTTCTCATTGTTCATGCAGGGGCTTGGGCTGGGCACACAAAGTGGCCATTGGCTTCCAGGTTTCCATAAGAAGGGATTCAGCCCTCACAGCATCCCTGTGCCAGCCCTTTGCCTGTACAGCCTGAAGTGCTGCGGCACAGTCGTGCCCAGGGGAGAAAGGAGTCAGTCCTGTTGTATGGTGAGCCACCAAGCAGTCCAAAGGTGATTCATGGGACGCAAAATTCAACAGACAGCAAAAACTTTGACCTATCTGGATTTGGCAACTTGATTTTCCAAGTATCAGAAATCAGAGTTGGATCCTAGGTGCAAATTTCCTTATAAGAAAAGCCTCCTGTCACTAAAGCACCCAGGAAAGCACCTGAGGCCCTGCACTGCTACCTTCCAGGCAGCTTTTGGGAGCCCTGGGTTACCAGAGCAGTTCCATGCAGTGGAGATGCCAGTGCTAGGTTTCCCCTCTGCAGAGTTTTCTGGAAAGTGTTTAGCAAGGTTCAGGGAAGCTGAATTTTTCCTGCTAGTGCAACAGTTAGGGGTTCTGGGCTGCAGGGATATTTATGCTTTGTTTTGGCTTAACAGGATTGAGCGGCGCCACTGAGATGGGGAGGAGAACAGGGACAGACCCCCAGAAGTTTTCTGTTGCAGCTCAAGTCCTTGGGGGTGTTACAGGATTGATTCAGAGACACTGGCACATCAGCACAGCACGTTATTAATAGTGCACAAAGGTCCAGGGTCCCCACCTGGAATCAAGGGAATTGGAAACTGGAACGTGGCCTGGATGGTTCTGATGGTtctgggggctggatccagGTAAGGAACATATCACCTCCACGCTGAGCAGAATGTAGGTGCCACAAGCCACCACCAGCTCCATGCCAGCGTACTTCCAGGGAGGGCTAGAGACCGGGTTCTGGCAGGGCAGCTCCTCagagctttttctgttttcagaaacgTGGCCATCCAGGGGCTGACATAACCCTCCAGCCAGTGCCTGTTTCACCAACCAAAGACATTTGAGAAGAGACAAAAATCTCCTTCAGCCTTGCATCACCTTAGGCAGCAGTCAGACGGCTGGTGTGGGTGTGAGGACGCTGGGGTTCACAGCGCTCTCAGCTGCGAGAGAGCTGTCACAAAGCACACACGGTCCTCAAAAGGTAAACCCATGACCTGACCATGTTTCTTTACAATAAAAAGATATATCAAATAACCTGAGGGCCAATTCCTGCGCAGTTCACGCTGGTATCAATTGACACAACAAATCCAGGCCAATTCCTACTAGATTAATCAGGCGCTGCCTCCCTTCATGTGCCACGCACTTTCAGCCACCCCTAACAGCCATGCCCACCCTTGATGTGGTGGAGCCTCCGTGGGAAGCTGATGTAATTGTAGGAAAAGAAACGTAACCACCCTTCAGGCCAGAAACCCCCTCAAAAGCGGGAGGGTCTGGTGATTGCCAGCAGCTGCTCTCTCCAAGCGAGAGACTGGATTTGCAGATCCATCCCCAGCTAGACAGCACCTGGCCGAGGTGAGAAACTGGAGCTGCTGGACAAAGGCAGCACAGTGCTTGTGTCTGCGCACGTGTGCTAGAGCTGGAGCATCcttgcccccttccccagcctttgTGACAAAGGGGGAAgaccctctctcctccctcccagggCAAGCTGTGCAGCGGGCTGGAGCGGAGCCTTGGCCAGCACGGCTGGGAAGTTTCACTACCGAGCTGCCCAGAGCGCTATTGTCCCTTCCAGTGACCTTGCgtgtgtgctggctgctgcagccaaagcaCAGCACGGGAGCCTTTAAAAAAGCGCCACTGATCCGTCGTTTTAAATGCAAAGAGCCCGTCGCTGCCTCTACATTTTTCCACTTCCCCCTACACTTTCCACTTCCCCCCCTTCCGCCGGGGATGTCGGCACGCTGATGCTCTGGCTCAGCTTGGCTCCCTCCCGGGCAGGTGTCGGTCTCAGTCGGTAGCAGACATGTCACATCTCCCCGGCTCACGTTGCAGCTCTCACAGCCTGGCTGGACCTACCCATTccccaccagctgcagcaggatttGGGGGAACGTGGCTTACGCTGCCTTGCGCAGCCCCCACGGCATGCCCTACACAGGGGCTGCAAGCAGTGCTAGAGGGAGGCACAGAGCCTCCCTGTCCTGCATCCCTGTCTGACCTTGCAGCCTCTCCCCAAACATGCCAAACAGCCCAGCGCCTCTCAGAGCCATTGCCAGCAAAGCCAATCTGCGGACCGGCATGGATGGCACCGTTGCACAGGTGAAACCCGCTCCCTGGGACTCTTCATGCTGTAGCAGCTACCAGAAGCCTAGAGAAAGGTCTGGTGGTCTCCAGCACTAGGCAACGAGCGCTCCCAGCACATCCACAGAGGATCTGGGGACAGAGAGGTTTAATGGCTTTTCCAGAGTGGCTGGGAGCGGaggaaacagagcaaaaatgtACTGTGAGTGTGGAGGGCAGCATCTGGCCCCTCACATCCAGAGCCCAACGAGCAGCATTATTCAAACCCATGCTCCCACAAGTCAACACCGCTGCAGCACCACCAGCCATCCTCCCCGGTCACTGGTGCTGCCAGTGACCCCAGCACCAGGGcagagccccagccagcagccacctCGCACATTTCCACCCTGAGCCCAACAACCCTCCTGGGAAGCAGCCCGTTGCACCGCAGGGGCTGCATGCACACCAGTCGCTCAGGACAGGTCCAGCGTAGCCTTGCCCTGAGACTTTCCCTCCTGGATCAGAGCCTAGCGGGAGCAGGGCTGAAGTGTCCCTCAGAGAGGAAGAGCTGACCTGAGGGCTGGCCAggcccccagctctgctgcagggagttGGCATTCAGGTAAGCCTAACATTCCTCTCAGTCCTTTCTAGCCCCGCTCATGGGGAGAGACCTTGCCTGGGAGGGAAAGACTCACCCAAGGTCACTCAAAAGGTCAGTGGCAAGAGAACACAGGCCAGAGCTCCTGAGGCCCCTGTCCTTTCCCAGACAGGGAACTCCCAAGCCCCGCTGGCTGTTTTGACAGGTCCTTGCTCTGTGCAGGTGTCATCTCTTCTCTCCAACTCACCCTGCCTCCACGGACGCCCTTtggtgtttttcctttgcatgaCATCACCCAGCTCCTGATCTGCAGCCAGCTCTCTGCCTCCAGAGAGGACCCTTTACTGGCTGGGACAGAGACATTCGGACTGGGGCAGTGCTACACTTCTGCAGTCctccacagctctgctctctcctgggAACAGGTCCATCCCAAGGAGGTAGGaccagaggggctgggatgcctgcaTGCAAGCAGACCCCAACACAGCGATTTGTACAGCCTGAATATCTCCACTTGCTGAGGGCAGAGAGTGCCGAGCTCCCCCAGAGATCTGCTCCAGCAGGCACATCCCTGCCTGTTGATGCGTGGCATCaacaggagccagcaggagTGTAAAGGTGGCTGTCACCCCTTCTTCCTCCCGCAAGAAGGCAGATGTTAAGAGAGGAAGAGTCCCTGTCTCACCGGGCATGTCTGCATAGGCTCAGTATCAGCACCAGGTGCCAGGGCCAGTCCTGTCTCTCTGCTGATGGTCACACTCCACGCACCATCACTACACCAGCTTCCCTTCCCAAGCGACTGGCACGACTGTTTTCTCACTGAACAACTGTAGATGGGCTTTGACTGGCCTCAGGGGTTCTGGCAGCTTTGCCTTCCCAGTGCAGGATCGCTCCTATGGCAAAGGCAGTGCCAAGCCCAGGCTCACTCAAACCGAAGAGTGGCTCGGTGGATGTTGCCACTTAACAGACCATAAATGCATCAGCGTTTACCACCTGTTTCTTTGCactgggagggagagaagagcagtTTGCATGTGCAGCTCCAGCCAGCATTACCTcccagcaccacccagccaGACAGCCATGGGGTCCTGTCCCTGCAACCACTGAAAACTTCGCACAGCACCGCCTTCACAAGTTCTCCTGTGTCCAGCAAGAGGCCACAACTCCCTTCTGACATTGCAGACCTGAAAAACACCTGCCAGGGCCCAGAATAGCAAGGTCACTCTTGCTTCAACAAATTGCTACTTTGCTTCTGGCATAAAGTGACAAGCAACAGCTTCAGCCTCAAGTAGCCCCAGTGACCCTCACCCCACAGGGGTGTGCGTAGCGAGGGTGGAGATCAGCCCTAGCAGTGCCAAGTGTCCAGTGGTCAGCAGCGCCTGAAGATGgggctggttttcttccccaaatGTCTTTACCCCAGCGACTCTCCCCAGTCGCTGCTAATACACCGAGTGCTTAGGAACATGGGAAAACACCGAAGTATCgtccccagctgcaggaaatGAGGCAAGGGTTGGCAGAGGGCATTTTGGGAAGAAGTGGGCAAGGTGCCATCAGCTAGCACTCCCTTTCACTTGTCCTGGGACCTCCTTGCTAGGCCCAGTCCCCCATGGAGAGGAGAATTGGCAGAGTCCAGGGAAAGACACATCGCTGCCCGTGAGACCCCAGCCACAGCCTCCATGCAACCCGAAGAGCTCTTTGAGGAGACAGCCAGAACAGCCTGCCCTGCTGGCCGTGCAGCCAGGTGATCTAACAAGCCTAGAGCCACCAAAATGtgggcagagcctggggcaCCCCGGGAATGGCTCATGCTGCTGCCCGCCAGCCTCCCACCAGAGACCAACACTGGAGGGAGACTCGCCGTGTCCCGGCCGCCCCTCCCCGCGGAGCAGAAAGTGTGGGCAGAAACAAGTGAGAAGAGGGAGCTGGAAACACAGCCAGGCCCCCATCCCACTGCCACGGGAGTGGAGATCCGGGCTGCAGATGCACTAATGACACACATCTGCCTTTGGCCCCCCACCAGAAGCCAAAAGCCCAGAGCCGCCTGCAGCCTTCCCAGTCTTCTGGCCAGGAAGGGCACTCTAGCACCAAAGAGCAGCAGCGACAGCCAAGGGATGAAGTCTGGGCTTTTTCCCTGGAGCCTTGCAGGGATGAAGTTGGACATAGAGGCCTGAGAGGGGCAGAGCACGGAGCCCCAGATCCCCTGGCTTCAGCTGGCACCTGAGACACACACAGCCATCGCCGTCCATGGCCACCACCCACAAGGCACCAGTTCCCAGCCCCTCACACGGACATAAGCTCAGTGCAGATTCTGATTCCTTCTGGAGGGCACGTCCTGGCTGTGCACGGGATGCCCAAGGCCAGGTAGACACAGTCCAGCCTGCGGTGCTCAGACATGGTAGACCACTCCTGGGGAAAGGGTCCACTCTGATACCCTGAGGAAGGATACAACCAGGATAAGAGAGTGGAAGGAAAACACTTCTGAATGAAATAGTTGGTGTGACTGACACTACAACCTAGGCtagggcaggagggaagaacagTAATCGCAGCAGCTCAGCCTAGTGCACATCAATCTTCATTTATTCCagttcctcttttccttccatttctgcaACATGTACACATTTTCCCCATTCCTCCCTGCAACTCAGTGAACTGCAGCCAGTTCCCTCCTCCAAGGTCTCCCTTTGGTCATGGGCAGATTAAGAGCCCTTTACCAGGCCCTGGTACCACTGCTCACACACGCTCCAGGACGCATCCTTTCCTAGTGCAAGGCAGAATTGCTCATGGCTCATACCACGTGCACTAAAGGCCTGCACTCGGAGCTCTTGGGCAGCTGCCTAAAGGACAAGGCATGTTCAGCATCACCTGCCTTTTAAATCAGAGAACTCGAAAGACCGGCATTCAGGCAGCAGGTAAGAGCTCACAGACTGCAGGTGAGGATCACAGACCAAGCCTTAGCATAAGGCCACACAAAGTCCCGTCGCATAGGGGTGCTCTGTGCAAGTGCCTCTTACCTCAAAGCGTGAACACGTTGAAACCAGTGCTGATGCACAACAGCCCATGCCCAGGAGCAGAGCCTGGTGTGTTATTTCTGTTGGCAAGAGCCATTCCTTCTACATACCTAAGGCAACTGGTGAACTTCCGCTTTTTGCCTCCTCTCAGGTCCATGATTGATAATTTGGAAGCCGTTTTGTGCACTTTCTAAGAAATGACCTAACTATGTCTGGGGAGAGTGCCATGGCTAATTTATCTGCCTCAACAGCATCTCTGGAGACACACAGTTAGAGGAGAGAGGAGTGCCCCTGCCACCTTCTCCGACTTGGGCAGAAGGGACAGTCTGCCAACACCACCAGTGAGACCTGACACTCCTCAGTCACTCCAGACAATGTTAAAGTCTATTACCAGCAGCCAATTTTCACCACCActgaacacagctgtgacacgtaaaatgaaaaattggtgaagaggcagaggagaatTCTTAAACCAGTTGAAAAACATCAAGAGGACTCCAAAAAATTACCTAAGAAAAAGCCaatatctgcaaaaaaaaaagtcaaagatgATGTGGAGGTTTCTTGTCCACAGTCTTTCCCATTGACCTTAACACAGAGGTGCCTGCGGGCCTCTACCTATACCAAGGATCAGGTATTTAGGGTCTGATTACTAGATCACTCAGGGCCTGGCTGCGCTTGGCCCCAGAGGTGCTGCCTGTACCTTCTTCGCTGTTCTGCCACAGGAGTCTGAGGAGGAACCGTGCAGAGAAAGGTAATGATCACCTTCGATGAACGGAGCAGAGTGGAAGGGCAAAGCAGTTTCCCTTCTTTGAGCTCTGCACACCCCAGTTTCAGCTTAGCTTCCACACCAGGGACACCAGAGGGATGTGACACCTGGAAGACAGTGTGTAGCTGGTTCCGGAGGCAGCTGAAAGAGGAGCAAAGCTCAACCTAAACGTTGGATGTGGCAGGGGAGGGCTCCCCCAGCATGTCCTTTAGCTGGCGCAGCCTTATGCTGCTTTACTCCCCCACAGACGAGAAAGTCTCCAGCAGGCAGTGAGTAACCAGGCACAGGAGGGGAGCGAGGCCTCGGGGGGTGCCAAATAAGGATCACTGACAACAGTCCCACAGAGAAGAGAGAATTTCACCTCCCCAAAACTCAGTCCCCAGGCTCTAACGCAGAGAGCAGCCAAAGCCCAGCTACAGGCTGAGCACCTCAGTGATTACACACAGCACAAGAAGTGCTACGTTGTTTAGAAGAATTAAGGATTGCTGAAGAGCCGTGGACAGAGGTGGGATTTGTCCGGTCATAAACTTGTACACAGCAAAGGCATTACTCTTAGCACAGAATCCACCCTGATGCTCTCAGCTTACTAAATGCTCCACAAACACAGCCACTTCCGTGCGCTCTGTCCAGCATCATTACAACTCTCAGGAGAAAAGCCACAGAGAATTAAATGCTGATCAAAGATTACGAAGCCTCAAAGTGATGCTGTCCTAGAGAGCAACGCTCCTTCCTGGCCACAGATCCTCTGGGTTCTCCAAACCCCAATCCATTTAAGCCACACACCCACCAGCTGCAACACCCAGACCACGAACACACCAAGAAACAACACGGCCCAGTGACAATAAAGGCAAAATGACAAGCGTTTAAATGAAAGTTACTCACTTCCCCAGGGCTTGCGGATGCATACACACAATCgtgcacacaaagaaaaaaaaccatagaaTTCCAGGCCCACAGAAAACtcttattccagaaaaaaaacaagcagaaaaaaccccCCTGTGTTCATGCAGGAGTCGCTGAGGAAGGTGAGACACAGCCAGAATGCACAAATGGtagcccagccagcagcaccctgccGCTGGCCGCCACCGCGCTGTGCCTCGCCAGGGAGAtgaggtgggaaggggctggggggacaggTGAGAGAGAGCTTATGCAGGTAACTTACCTTCCACAGTTGCAGTGACAAACTCGGTCTTCCCCTCTCAGATGCGGTAAGATGTAATTGTGAAATCTGTCCAACAACGCATTCATGTCCATCAAGCAAGCTATTGCCTGTAAGAGCCCATAACCAAGGCATCTGGTCAACTCTGGATGATGGAATAAAACATTGACTCTAGTTTGATTGCCAAAGAGTGAAGCagtcataaagaaaaataatctttggtGTTTAATGGGGCGCACACACGTACGCACGCACGCATACACACAGAGGTG from the Phalacrocorax aristotelis chromosome 19, bGulAri2.1, whole genome shotgun sequence genome contains:
- the TMEM240 gene encoding transmembrane protein 240 isoform X1, whose translation is MTASLFGNQTRVNVLFHHPELTRCLGYGLLQAIACLMDMNALLDRFHNYILPHLRGEDRVCHCNCGRHHVHYVIPYDGDQSVVDSSENYFVTDNVTKQEIDLMLGLLLGFCISWFLVWMDGVLHYAVRAWRTSRRYDNSWSWIPKFCNLKEFRKRHHRQYEEATGNMVHIKQKLYHNGHPSPRHL
- the TMEM240 gene encoding transmembrane protein 240 isoform X2, with protein sequence MSMNANTMIFMILGASIVMAIACLMDMNALLDRFHNYILPHLRGEDRVCHCNCGRHHVHYVIPYDGDQSVVDSSENYFVTDNVTKQEIDLMLGLLLGFCISWFLVWMDGVLHYAVRAWRTSRRYDNSWSWIPKFCNLKEFRKRHHRQYEEATGNMVHIKQKLYHNGHPSPRHL